The following proteins are encoded in a genomic region of Zea mays cultivar B73 chromosome 9, Zm-B73-REFERENCE-NAM-5.0, whole genome shotgun sequence:
- the LOC100282511 gene encoding ATP binding protein, whose protein sequence is MGCFQSKVAGPLPPNDAAALPADKPADPEAANGGADGEGDGDDKEAVKRAVPVFREFALAELRAATKGFSADLIVSESGEKAPNAVYRGRLDGGRLIAVKRFSRLSWPDPQQFLAEAAGVGKVRHKRLVNLIGCCAEGDERLLVAEYMPNDTLSKHLFHWDKQPLPWEMRLRVAYFIAQALDHCNAENRKIYHDLNAYRVLFDEEGDPRLSSFGLMKNSRDGKSYSTNLAYTPPEFLRTGRVIPESVIYSYGTVLLDLLSGKHIPPSHALDLIRGKNILLLMDSSLEGQYANEDASKLVDLASKCLQFESRDRPNIKYLLSSVGPLQNQKEVASHVFMGITKATSVLPTICSPLRKACTGMDLSAVHDILLKTGYKDDEGAENELSFQEWTQQVQEMLNTKKFGDIAFRDKDFKTAIDYYSKLVAMMSTPSATVFVRRSFSYLMNGQAELALRDAMQAQVCMPEWPTAFYLQALALSKLGMETDAQDMLNDGATFEAKKQNGWRS, encoded by the exons ATGGGATGCTTCCAGTCGAAGGTGGCGGGGCCCCTGCCGCCCAACGACGCCGCCGCTCTCCCCGCCGACAAGCCTGCAGATCCTG AGGCGGCGAATGGCGGCGCCGACGGGGAAGGCGACGGTGACGACAAGGAGGCTGTGAAGCGCGCGGTGCCGGTGTTCAGGGAGTTTGCTCTGGCCGAGCTGCGCGCCGCCACCAAGGGATTCAGCGCCGACCTCATCGTCTCCGAGAGCGGCGAGAAGGCGCCCAACGCCGTCTACCGCGGCCGCCTCGACGGCGGGCGGCTCATCGCCGTCAAGCGCTTCTCGCGCCTCTCCTGGCCTGACCCGCAGCAGTTCCTC GCGGAGGCGGCGGGCGTTGGGAAGGTGCGGCACAAGCGCCTCGTCAACCTCATTGGCTGCTGCGCCGAGGGTGACGAGAGGCTGCTTGTCGCCGAGTACATGCCCAACGACACCCTGTCCAAGCATCTCTTCCACT GGGATAAGCAGCCGTTACCATGGGAAATGAGGCTGAGGGTTGCATATTTCATTGCGCAAGCTCTCGACCATTGCAATGCTGAGAACAGGAAAATCTATCATGATTTGAATGCTTATAGGGTACTTTTTGATGAG GAAGGTGATCCCCGCTTGTCAAGTTTTGGATTAATGAAGAACAGCCGTGATGGGAAAAGTTATAGCACTAACCTGGCTTACACTCCACCAGAGTTTCTACGAACTG GCAGAGTAATTCCGGAGAGTGTGATCTATAGCTATGGAACTGTCCTGTTGGATCTTTTGAGCGGAAAACACATTCCTCCTAGTCAT GCCCTAGATTTAATAAGGGGAAAGAATATACTGTTGCTGATGGATTCCTCCTTAGAAGGGCAGTATGCTAATGAAGATGCTTCGAAATTGGTTGATCTTGCATCAAAGTGTCTGCAATTTGAATCTAGGGATAGACCGAACATAAAGTATCTTCTGTCTTCTGTTGGTCCTCTTCAGAATCAAAAGGAG GTTGCATCACATGTGTTCATGGGTATTACAAAAGCCACATCAGTACTGCCAACCATTTGTTCTCCACTCAGAAAGGCCTGCACTGGTATGGATCTTTCAGCGGTGCATGATATTTTGCTCAAAACAGGTTATAAAGATGATGAGGGTGCAGAAAACGAG CTATCCTTTCAAGAATGGACCCAGCAAGTGCAAGAGATGCTGAACACAAAGAAGTTTGGTGACATTGCATTTAGAGACAAGGATTTTAAGACTGCAATTGACTactactccaag CTAGTTGCGATGATGTCGACGCCTTCAGCTACGGTTTTTGTCAGGCGCAGTTTTTCCTACTTGATGAATGGGCAAGCAGAGCTCGCTCTACGGGACGCAATGCAAGCCCAGGTCTGCATGCCCGAGTGGCCTACGGCCTTCTACCTCCAGGCCCTGGCTCTTTCAAAGCTCGGCATGGAAACCGATGCCCAGGACATGCTCAACGATGGCGCCACGTTTGAGGCCAAGAAGCAGAACGGCTGGCGCAGTTAG